One genomic region from Bufo bufo chromosome 3, aBufBuf1.1, whole genome shotgun sequence encodes:
- the GUCA1A gene encoding guanylyl cyclase-activating protein 1 — MGNMDGKTVEELSSTEIHRWYKKFMTECPSGQLTQHEFKQFFGLKNLSPASNQYIEQMFNTFDFNKDGYMDFMEYVAALSLVLKGKVEQKLRWYFKLYDVDGNGCIDRGELLNIIKAIRAINRCNEDMTAEEFTDMVFDKIDINGDGELSLEEFMEGVQKDELLLDVLTRSLDLKHIVYMIQNDGKRMDMTERPCTEITTVHSLP; from the exons ATGGGGAATATGGATGGAAAAACTGTAGAAGAACTAAGTTCCACAGAAATCCACCGTTGGTATAAAAAGTTCATGACGGAGTGTCCATCTGGTCAGTTGACCCAACATGAATTCAAGCAGTTCTTTGGACTCAAGAACCTCAGTCCAGCATCCAATCAATACATTGAACAAATGTTCAACACTTTTGACTTTAACAAG GATGGTTATATGGATTTTATGGAATACGTAGCTGCTTTGAGCTTAGTCCTGAAAGGCAAAGTGGAGCAGAAGCTGCGGTGGTACTTTAAACTCTATGATGTGGATGGGAATGGCTGCATTGACAGAGGAGAACTTCTCAATATAATAAAG GCTATTAGGGCTATTAACAGATGCAATGAAGATATGACCGCAGAGGAGTTCACAGATATGGTTTTTGACAAAATTGATATTAATGGCGATG GTGAACTATCACTGGAGGAATTTATGGAAGGTGTTCAGAAGGATGAGCTACTCCTGGATGTGCTGACCCGCAGTTTAGACCTGAAACACATTGTCTACATGATTCAGAATGATGGTAAAAGGATGGACATGACAGAACGACCTTGTACAGAAATCACAACTGTACATTCACTTCCCTGA